The Paenibacillus sp. FSL R7-0204 genome includes a region encoding these proteins:
- a CDS encoding DMT family transporter, whose amino-acid sequence MKGILFAFLAGACITLQGVANARISQDIGTWQAATITQLTGFIMALAIALVVRDGKKHGFRKVHPLYISGGGLAAFVIFSEVTAIQNIGVTLTISALLIAQLCLTFIIDIRGWFGVVRQKMKLPQFIGIGMMILGVVVLKF is encoded by the coding sequence ATGAAAGGAATACTATTCGCATTTTTGGCCGGAGCCTGCATTACACTTCAGGGGGTAGCCAATGCCAGAATCAGTCAGGATATCGGCACGTGGCAGGCGGCAACCATTACCCAGCTTACCGGATTCATTATGGCGTTGGCGATAGCGCTGGTGGTACGGGACGGCAAAAAGCACGGCTTCCGCAAGGTACATCCGCTATACATCAGCGGCGGCGGTCTGGCCGCCTTCGTGATTTTCAGTGAGGTAACGGCGATTCAGAACATCGGGGTTACGCTTACGATCTCGGCGCTGCTGATTGCCCAGCTCTGTCTGACCTTTATCATTGATATCAGGGGCTGGTTCGGAGTCGTCCGGCAAAAGATGAAGCTGCCGCAGTTTATCGGCATCGGGATGATGATTCTCGGGGTAGTTGTACTGAAGTTCTAA
- a CDS encoding NUDIX hydrolase: MTNAIDKVAWIYVVDGKVLGARSKGKDTYYFPGGKREPGETDAQTLIREIEEELSVQILPETIAEFGSFEAPAHGKAEGVLVRMTCLTADFTGELAPASEIEELAWLTYKDIDRVSAVSVIIMDKLREMSLIS, encoded by the coding sequence ATGACTAATGCAATAGATAAGGTAGCCTGGATTTACGTCGTAGACGGCAAGGTGCTGGGCGCGCGTTCCAAGGGCAAGGACACTTATTATTTCCCCGGTGGCAAGCGGGAGCCCGGTGAGACGGATGCACAGACCCTGATCCGTGAGATTGAGGAAGAGCTGTCCGTTCAGATCCTGCCGGAGACGATTGCGGAGTTCGGAAGCTTCGAGGCTCCGGCCCATGGCAAAGCGGAAGGCGTGCTCGTGCGGATGACCTGTCTGACCGCAGATTTCACAGGCGAGCTTGCCCCGGCTTCGGAGATTGAAGAGCTGGCCTGGTTAACCTATAAAGACATAGACCGCGTATCGGCGGTCAGCGTCATCATCATGGACAAGCTGCGGGAGATGAGCCTCATCTCTTAA
- a CDS encoding translation factor GTPase family protein, producing the protein MNITVGLLAHVDAGKTTFAEQLLYHTEAIRSRGRVDHQDTFLDTHEIEKARGITVFADQAEFTYKDARYFLLDTPGHVDFSPEMERCLQVLDYAVVILSAVEGVESHTETLWQLLRQHRIPTLFFINKTDRAGSDPERVLEEIRQLLSSDALLLPEQPEAAWTEEMKSFLAEREETLLEPYLEGMLTDSDCRNALRSMVKRGEIFPCMQGSALLDQGVAEFLEILDALTFTEYDHRLPFAGRVYKIRHDAKGTRITYIKALQGVLKNRESLTYGPEAEQTSERITGIRKYNGTAYSAADWAAAGELFAVVGLSSVLPGAGVGALQDAQSSGLIPTLKSKVLFKPPVHLKELMHAFGQLGAEDPSLNVSWDEDLQELHIHVMGGIQLEILEQIVAERFQLKISFGPPEILYKETIAGTVYGCGHFEPLGHYAEVHLMLEAGERGSGITFINRCHPDDLAAGYQHQIEQHLLESGHHGLLTGSPLTDLKITLLTGRAHNKHTSGGDFREAAYRALRQGLEQAENLLLEPVYDLKIRIDPDDVGKVMSDIQQAGGRFNPPDITPSKAVITGTVPAASFMNYGVRLAAMTQGKGSISLRVAGYEPCHQSKTVVEQRDYNKNADPAYSSASIFCAKGEGYAVPWEEAGAHMHIQAASRNGYTVLKRAVPFQRDLEGKVQIDND; encoded by the coding sequence ATGAATATAACTGTCGGACTGCTCGCCCATGTAGATGCCGGGAAGACGACCTTCGCCGAGCAGCTGCTCTACCATACCGAAGCCATCCGCAGCAGGGGGCGTGTGGACCATCAGGATACGTTCCTGGATACCCATGAGATTGAAAAAGCACGCGGGATCACCGTCTTCGCCGATCAGGCGGAGTTCACCTATAAGGATGCCCGCTATTTCCTGCTGGATACGCCGGGGCATGTCGATTTCTCCCCGGAGATGGAGCGCTGTCTGCAAGTGCTGGACTATGCAGTGGTGATTCTCAGCGCGGTGGAGGGTGTAGAGAGCCACACTGAAACGCTCTGGCAGCTGCTGCGCCAGCACCGGATTCCGACCCTGTTCTTCATTAACAAAACCGACCGTGCAGGCAGCGACCCTGAACGTGTCCTGGAAGAGATCCGGCAGCTGCTTAGCAGTGATGCCTTGCTGTTGCCGGAGCAGCCGGAAGCTGCGTGGACCGAGGAGATGAAATCGTTCCTTGCCGAACGCGAGGAGACGCTGCTGGAACCTTATCTTGAAGGCATGCTGACGGACAGCGATTGCCGCAATGCGCTGAGGTCTATGGTGAAACGCGGAGAGATTTTTCCGTGTATGCAGGGCTCTGCATTGCTGGACCAGGGCGTGGCTGAGTTTCTGGAGATTCTGGATGCGCTCACGTTCACGGAGTACGATCATAGGCTGCCTTTTGCCGGGAGGGTCTATAAGATCCGCCACGATGCCAAAGGCACCCGCATCACCTACATCAAAGCCCTTCAAGGCGTGCTGAAGAACCGTGAGAGCTTGACGTATGGACCCGAAGCGGAACAAACTTCCGAACGGATTACCGGAATCCGCAAGTACAACGGTACTGCTTATAGCGCTGCTGACTGGGCCGCCGCCGGGGAGCTGTTCGCCGTTGTCGGCCTAAGCTCCGTGCTGCCGGGTGCGGGAGTGGGCGCACTTCAGGACGCGCAGAGCAGCGGACTTATTCCCACCTTGAAATCCAAGGTGCTCTTCAAGCCACCCGTGCACCTGAAGGAGCTTATGCATGCCTTCGGACAGCTCGGCGCGGAAGATCCGTCACTGAATGTAAGCTGGGATGAAGATCTCCAGGAGCTGCATATTCATGTGATGGGCGGGATACAGCTTGAGATTCTGGAGCAGATCGTGGCGGAGCGGTTTCAGCTTAAGATCTCGTTTGGACCGCCGGAGATTCTATACAAGGAGACTATTGCCGGTACGGTCTATGGCTGCGGGCATTTCGAGCCGCTGGGCCACTACGCCGAGGTTCATCTGATGCTTGAGGCCGGGGAACGCGGGAGCGGGATCACGTTCATTAACCGCTGCCACCCGGATGATCTCGCGGCGGGCTACCAGCATCAGATTGAGCAGCATCTGCTGGAGAGCGGCCATCATGGCCTGCTGACCGGTTCCCCGCTGACGGATCTGAAGATCACCCTGCTTACGGGGAGGGCGCATAATAAGCACACTAGCGGCGGCGATTTCCGGGAAGCGGCTTACCGTGCCTTGCGCCAGGGGCTGGAGCAGGCAGAGAATCTGCTGCTGGAGCCGGTATACGACCTCAAGATCCGGATAGATCCGGACGATGTGGGAAAGGTTATGAGTGATATCCAGCAGGCTGGAGGCCGCTTCAATCCCCCGGATATTACACCGTCCAAGGCCGTAATTACCGGCACAGTTCCGGCGGCAAGCTTCATGAATTACGGAGTGAGACTGGCAGCGATGACGCAGGGCAAGGGATCGATATCGCTAAGAGTAGCAGGATATGAGCCCTGCCATCAGAGCAAGACGGTGGTGGAGCAGCGGGATTATAATAAAAATGCAGATCCGGCCTACTCCTCGGCGTCTATTTTTTGTGCCAAGGGGGAGGGATATGCTGTACCCTGGGAAGAGGCCGGAGCGCATATGCATATTCAAGCAGCAAGCAGGAACGGGTACACGGTTCTTAAGAGAGCAGTACCGTTTCAGCGTGACCTAGAAGGAAAGGTGCAGATTGACAATGACTAA
- a CDS encoding aldo/keto reductase — translation MKYRELGNTGLSVSEVSFGTWAIGGDWGSSKDEDGLRGLQAAMEQGVNFFDTADVYGGGHAEELLAKATRGKQDEIHIATKFCRAGDIHDPENYSARRISEYCEQSLRRLEREAIDLYQIHCPPMEILRDGSVFAALDQLKAEGKIHHYGVSVETIEEGLLCLEYPGVAALQVIFNLFRQQPAQELLPQAAAKGAGILVRLPLASGLLTGKFTASSTFQENDHRKFNANGEQFNVGETFAGLPFGKGVELAQKLDWIAEGRGNMTRASMRWILDHPAVSCVIPGFKNEAQVNDNLATLDVPSFSPGDMERLAAFYRSEVVPHIRGEV, via the coding sequence ATGAAATACCGCGAGCTGGGAAATACGGGTCTGTCTGTCAGTGAGGTCAGCTTTGGCACTTGGGCGATTGGCGGGGACTGGGGAAGCAGCAAGGATGAGGACGGGCTGAGAGGCTTGCAGGCAGCGATGGAGCAGGGCGTGAATTTCTTCGATACGGCAGATGTCTATGGCGGCGGCCATGCGGAGGAGCTGCTTGCCAAGGCGACCCGGGGGAAGCAGGATGAGATACATATTGCCACGAAGTTCTGCCGCGCTGGAGATATCCATGACCCGGAGAACTACTCCGCTCGCCGGATCAGTGAATACTGTGAGCAGAGTCTGCGGCGTCTGGAGCGTGAAGCGATCGATTTGTATCAGATCCACTGTCCGCCGATGGAGATTCTGCGTGATGGCAGTGTGTTCGCAGCGCTGGACCAATTGAAGGCCGAGGGTAAAATCCATCACTACGGCGTCAGCGTTGAGACTATCGAGGAGGGCTTGCTCTGCCTGGAGTATCCTGGCGTTGCGGCGCTGCAGGTGATCTTCAATCTGTTCCGGCAGCAGCCGGCACAGGAGTTATTGCCGCAGGCTGCGGCCAAGGGTGCAGGAATCCTGGTGCGCCTGCCGCTGGCCAGCGGTCTGCTGACCGGCAAATTCACGGCGTCCAGTACCTTCCAGGAGAATGATCACCGGAAGTTCAATGCGAACGGGGAGCAGTTCAATGTGGGCGAGACCTTTGCGGGGCTGCCTTTTGGTAAGGGTGTGGAGCTGGCGCAGAAGCTGGATTGGATCGCTGAAGGACGCGGTAATATGACACGGGCCTCCATGCGCTGGATTCTGGACCATCCGGCAGTCAGCTGTGTGATTCCGGGCTTCAAGAATGAGGCTCAGGTGAACGATAATCTGGCCACCCTGGATGTACCCTCCTTCAGCCCAGGGGATATGGAGCGCCTGGCTGCCTTTTACCGGTCAGAGGTGGTTCCGCATATCCGTGGAGAGGTGTAG
- a CDS encoding AAA family ATPase — protein sequence MKRLAILTVGKTHSGKTTFARELERCLPESVVIDRDDLAEFINTQYESLLPKQGANTLKDALTRTLVDYAVHESEQHIIMCNANSNKEGRLRMLDWFHQKGLVSVLVYFNLPDEMLYSRIASSERSTAILRKSNSFDVLLTRQIADVQKGLAEPPTENESEHLFVINDSDEVPGTIQQIVQIAQNL from the coding sequence ATGAAGAGGTTAGCAATCCTTACAGTCGGTAAAACGCATAGCGGGAAGACCACATTTGCCAGAGAATTAGAGCGGTGCTTACCTGAATCGGTTGTTATTGACCGGGATGATCTGGCTGAATTCATCAACACTCAGTACGAAAGTCTGCTGCCCAAGCAGGGGGCGAATACGCTCAAGGATGCCCTGACCCGAACGTTAGTGGATTATGCCGTTCATGAGTCGGAGCAGCACATTATCATGTGTAACGCTAACTCCAATAAGGAAGGCCGACTGCGAATGCTGGATTGGTTTCACCAGAAGGGATTGGTTAGTGTGCTGGTATATTTCAACTTGCCTGATGAGATGCTGTATTCGCGTATAGCGAGTAGTGAACGGAGTACAGCTATCCTTAGAAAATCAAACAGCTTCGACGTATTGCTGACCCGGCAAATCGCTGATGTACAGAAGGGACTGGCGGAGCCGCCAACGGAGAATGAGTCGGAGCATCTGTTTGTAATCAACGACAGCGATGAAGTACCCGGCACGATTCAGCAGATCGTCCAGATCGCCCAGAACCTATAA
- a CDS encoding GNAT family N-acetyltransferase, which translates to MNELNELIELQPENYAAVYDFYAGKKQHIPALSVLLENYPGRVFADHTVAPTLAVVCATGRWMYAAGDIRTEFNRLKLMGFLQTVVVPDCQQRQEKWFEIYTEDSDSWTELLTLEIAGLSVDRHMESVYEFNSERFFQLKNRRAAIPLEGDLSVAYEEFPVLAQPERNVSAREDRFVGLTATGAVVKVRDKVVSICKNNGFSVNNRYFIDVDTHAESERGKGYATLAAASLISHYLDQGMLPLWETTHENMASHKLALRLGFDPVESYPVFAFVMEG; encoded by the coding sequence ATGAATGAGCTTAATGAGCTGATAGAGCTGCAACCTGAGAATTATGCTGCGGTTTATGATTTTTACGCTGGTAAAAAGCAACACATTCCTGCCTTATCCGTCCTGCTGGAGAATTATCCCGGGCGGGTATTTGCTGATCATACGGTAGCGCCGACACTGGCTGTGGTATGCGCTACGGGGAGATGGATGTATGCTGCCGGAGATATCCGTACTGAGTTCAACCGGCTGAAGCTGATGGGCTTTTTGCAGACGGTAGTCGTACCTGATTGCCAGCAGAGGCAAGAGAAATGGTTCGAGATCTATACGGAAGATAGTGATTCATGGACGGAACTACTTACGCTTGAGATTGCCGGGCTGAGCGTAGACAGACATATGGAGTCGGTCTATGAGTTCAATAGCGAACGATTTTTTCAGCTAAAAAACAGACGTGCTGCTATCCCCTTGGAGGGAGATCTATCTGTGGCCTACGAGGAATTTCCTGTTCTCGCCCAACCCGAGCGTAATGTTTCTGCAAGAGAGGACAGGTTCGTTGGGCTGACAGCCACTGGTGCTGTAGTGAAGGTTAGGGATAAGGTAGTATCCATTTGCAAAAATAACGGCTTCAGCGTGAATAACAGGTACTTCATTGATGTAGATACTCATGCAGAATCAGAGCGCGGGAAGGGCTATGCTACGCTTGCCGCTGCATCATTAATTAGTCACTACCTCGATCAGGGAATGCTTCCCTTATGGGAAACAACACATGAGAATATGGCTTCACATAAGCTTGCGCTAAGGCTCGGCTTCGACCCGGTGGAGAGCTATCCGGTATTTGCTTTTGTCATGGAAGGATAG
- a CDS encoding sensor histidine kinase produces the protein MKVFNRLMLWTLLLGLTFIAALNGYVSYRDTGTPGKAYRIEINRIYEQLQRRIPLEELLPDQNLYTYVQDLSWIGKEAGPEEVQRFFAGIGVGDANEFTVRPLYADQQIAGYLRFSYRMPGPDVHALLVLNLFLLAALGAVMVLLFYIRKQILRPFHTLEELPYELSRGQLSIGLKEHRSRYFGRFVWGLDLLRQTLDAQKETNLRLEKDRQTLIASLSHELKTPVATIRLYASALADGLYDSEIKRQSSARLIGQQAEHMEQLIGGIITASVSSLQNIEVVPEEFYLSGLVGKVIGNHKERLELLKVELTAGAYQDKLLLGDEERLHEVLNNLMENAIKYGDGKAISITFREEDYRQLIVIENSGDPLLLSELPHIFTSFWRGSNADGKPGNGLGLFICKQLLQKMGGDIYAEPMERGMRFVLVLRY, from the coding sequence ATGAAGGTATTTAACAGGCTGATGCTCTGGACATTACTTCTCGGGCTAACGTTCATAGCGGCTCTAAATGGATATGTTTCCTACAGGGACACAGGTACGCCCGGGAAGGCTTACCGGATAGAGATCAACCGGATCTATGAGCAGTTGCAGCGTAGAATTCCTCTGGAGGAACTGTTGCCGGATCAGAACCTGTATACCTACGTGCAGGACTTAAGCTGGATCGGGAAGGAAGCGGGGCCGGAAGAGGTTCAGCGCTTTTTTGCCGGTATCGGGGTGGGGGATGCCAATGAATTCACGGTAAGACCCTTGTATGCGGATCAGCAAATCGCAGGATACTTAAGGTTCTCGTACCGGATGCCCGGGCCGGATGTTCATGCGCTTCTGGTTCTGAATCTGTTCCTGCTGGCGGCGCTCGGAGCCGTGATGGTGCTGCTGTTCTACATCCGTAAGCAGATTCTGCGGCCGTTCCATACTCTGGAGGAGTTGCCTTATGAGTTATCCAGGGGGCAGCTGAGCATAGGTTTGAAGGAGCATCGTAGCCGGTACTTCGGCCGGTTCGTGTGGGGACTGGACCTGCTGCGGCAGACACTGGATGCCCAGAAAGAGACGAATCTCCGCCTGGAAAAGGACCGCCAGACGCTGATCGCATCCCTCTCGCATGAGCTTAAAACCCCAGTAGCCACGATCAGGCTCTATGCCAGCGCCCTGGCGGACGGCCTCTATGATAGCGAAATCAAGCGGCAATCGTCCGCCCGGCTGATCGGTCAGCAAGCAGAGCATATGGAGCAGCTGATCGGCGGGATTATCACTGCTTCCGTCTCTTCTTTGCAGAATATTGAGGTGGTCCCGGAAGAGTTCTATCTCAGCGGGTTGGTCGGCAAGGTCATCGGAAACCATAAGGAACGGCTGGAGCTGCTGAAGGTGGAGCTCACGGCAGGTGCTTATCAGGACAAGCTGCTGCTTGGGGACGAAGAACGGCTGCATGAGGTACTCAATAATCTCATGGAGAATGCCATTAAGTATGGAGACGGCAAGGCGATCTCTATTACCTTCCGCGAGGAGGATTACCGCCAGCTGATTGTGATCGAGAATTCGGGAGATCCGCTGCTTCTGAGTGAGCTGCCCCATATCTTCACCAGCTTCTGGCGCGGGTCCAATGCGGACGGCAAGCCGGGCAACGGCCTCGGCCTCTTCATCTGCAAGCAGCTGCTGCAGAAGATGGGCGGCGATATTTACGCAGAGCCGATGGAACGGGGGATGCGGTTTGTGCTGGTGCTGCGGTATTAA
- a CDS encoding response regulator transcription factor — translation MADILIIEDNDELAEVMKDFLQVEGYSVCSRASAEEGLAYLETNAVKLLLLDIMLPGLDGFAVCRIAREKFNLPILIMSARHGDESKIIGLELGADDYLEKPFSAPLLTAKVKAHLRRSYEMNENKLLLTDGELTVNQTARVVYRSGQTLGMTAKEYELLVLLMSNKGKALRKEWLFQQVWGADSFSEPSTLTVHMNKLRDKIEQNPKEPRRIVTVWGVGYKYEGI, via the coding sequence GTGGCGGACATTCTGATCATTGAGGATAATGATGAGCTGGCGGAGGTGATGAAGGATTTTTTGCAGGTGGAAGGATATTCTGTATGCAGTAGGGCCTCTGCGGAAGAGGGTTTGGCTTATTTGGAGACGAATGCCGTCAAGCTGCTGCTGCTCGATATTATGCTGCCGGGACTGGACGGCTTCGCCGTATGCAGAATCGCCAGGGAGAAGTTCAATCTGCCGATTCTGATCATGAGCGCACGTCACGGGGATGAGAGCAAGATTATCGGGCTTGAGCTGGGAGCGGACGACTACCTGGAGAAGCCCTTCTCGGCTCCTCTACTGACGGCCAAGGTCAAGGCGCATCTGCGGCGGAGCTATGAGATGAACGAGAACAAGCTGCTGCTTACCGATGGCGAACTTACGGTGAACCAGACCGCAAGAGTAGTGTATAGAAGCGGCCAGACACTCGGGATGACGGCCAAAGAGTACGAGCTGCTGGTGCTGCTGATGAGCAACAAGGGCAAGGCGCTGCGCAAAGAGTGGCTGTTCCAGCAGGTGTGGGGAGCAGACAGCTTCAGTGAGCCGTCCACACTGACCGTACATATGAACAAGCTGAGGGATAAAATCGAGCAGAACCCCAAAGAGCCAAGACGCATCGTCACCGTCTGGGGAGTGGGATATAAATATGAAGGTATTTAA
- a CDS encoding ABC transporter ATP-binding protein, whose protein sequence is MAAVLEVTNLCKTYIVNKSQNNVLRNINFTLHAGEFVSIMGPSGSGKSTLLYTVSGMDRLTAGEVVFDGESLSQLSEKGMAELRLHKMGFIFQQMHMLSNLSVYDNIILSGYQSLSGKGSGPGRSRSEVNQYAHELMRKLNIMETAGHDITEVSGGQLQRACICRALINKPAMLFADEPTGALNSKAAKEVMFELCRVNREGTTLMVVTHDVKVAAQSDKVLYMVDGNIQGEHVLGKYMPEEGPRERERSLTGWLMEMGW, encoded by the coding sequence ATGGCAGCAGTACTGGAAGTAACCAACCTATGTAAGACCTATATCGTCAATAAAAGTCAGAATAACGTGCTGCGGAATATCAATTTCACGCTTCATGCCGGGGAGTTCGTGTCTATCATGGGGCCGTCCGGTTCGGGCAAGTCTACGCTGCTCTATACCGTCAGCGGGATGGACAGGCTTACTGCGGGCGAGGTGGTTTTTGACGGGGAGAGTCTCTCGCAGCTCTCGGAGAAGGGCATGGCTGAACTGCGGCTGCACAAAATGGGCTTCATCTTCCAGCAGATGCATATGCTGAGCAATCTCTCCGTTTATGATAATATTATTCTATCAGGCTATCAGTCGCTGAGCGGCAAGGGAAGCGGGCCGGGACGCAGCCGCAGCGAGGTGAACCAATATGCCCATGAGCTGATGCGGAAGCTGAACATTATGGAGACAGCAGGCCATGACATTACAGAGGTGTCCGGCGGACAGCTGCAGCGGGCCTGCATCTGCCGGGCGCTCATCAACAAGCCGGCTATGCTGTTCGCGGATGAGCCGACAGGTGCGCTCAATTCCAAAGCTGCAAAGGAGGTCATGTTCGAGCTCTGCCGGGTCAACCGGGAAGGAACAACGCTGATGGTGGTTACACACGATGTGAAGGTTGCCGCGCAGAGTGATAAGGTGCTGTATATGGTGGATGGAAATATTCAGGGCGAGCATGTGCTGGGCAAATATATGCCGGAGGAAGGCCCGAGGGAACGTGAACGCAGCCTGACCGGCTGGCTGATGGAGATGGGCTGGTAG
- a CDS encoding ABC transporter permease, whose amino-acid sequence MFLTILKKDLRRKKVMNTVLLILIILASTLAASSSSLMYSTSSALGSFIEASKVADLNITLANDPGYNSAVEDWVKQEKKVETAYTDRQLNLLLNQVTMPEGRKSFSGNVSFVLSAIPEQVNLVFGEDNERYSLRPGEIGLPASLMLSSGIVPGEQLKLKFGEITRTFTVNGYFKDAFMGADLLGLKRLMLSAEDFKEIEKLVPEDKRMNLWSFVAAPGVASTEISSSFANSDLPISFEVDKALVMMTYMTDRMISAMMFAISVFLIFIAFLTLRFTIVSTLQDEYKEIGVMKAIGFRNRAIKQLYLTKYTGLACLGGVLGLGISLPLTALMSRKTSQYMILPGGSISIMISALSMVVMIAFILLFCLLCMRKINKASAIDAIRQGQTGERFKASRRIHLHKSRFLRPPFFLALSDVLNRLKSYTSLILTLILSSAIILIPVNLTNTIVTPKFLEYLGTIGADFYSSTVVAEKPVEKIQEDKALLSKRLKDQGFEVTLTANYTVSTKYISDNGQANRRINGQKNDQNGSVEILKGTAPLLKNEIAITTIMSGKYGKRVGDNITFEIGGVKGTFMISGLFQSISNEGYAVWVARDYELKTIPAYMFSGELHAPEQAKAGIMKEIQQQFPEQGFKTSFELLGEITGGFMGQLHSINGLLTAIICLITFFITSLFVRLMIAKEVHGIAVMKSIGFTNAAIRRWQALRILIIMSVSLVLGVIAANTLGSRLLGLIFRIFGLTSLRLNILPLQVYLLYPLLILAVVMLAVYTSYGQIKRVQIWNMNKE is encoded by the coding sequence GTGTTCCTGACTATTCTGAAAAAGGATTTGCGGCGTAAAAAGGTGATGAATACCGTTCTGCTGATCCTCATCATCCTGGCCTCTACACTAGCTGCAAGCAGTTCCAGCCTGATGTATTCCACCTCCAGCGCCCTGGGCAGTTTCATCGAAGCCAGCAAGGTGGCGGATCTTAATATCACGCTGGCCAATGACCCTGGCTATAACTCGGCAGTAGAAGACTGGGTCAAGCAGGAAAAGAAGGTGGAGACAGCTTATACAGACCGGCAGCTCAATCTCTTACTGAATCAGGTTACGATGCCTGAAGGCCGCAAGAGCTTCTCGGGAAATGTAAGCTTCGTGCTGTCCGCCATTCCTGAGCAGGTGAACCTGGTCTTCGGTGAAGACAATGAGCGATATTCACTTCGCCCAGGGGAGATCGGTCTTCCGGCCAGCCTGATGCTAAGCAGCGGTATCGTACCGGGAGAGCAGCTGAAGCTTAAGTTCGGTGAGATTACGAGAACGTTCACGGTGAACGGTTACTTCAAGGATGCGTTCATGGGGGCAGATCTGCTGGGACTGAAGCGCCTCATGCTGTCAGCAGAGGATTTCAAGGAAATAGAGAAGCTGGTGCCCGAAGATAAACGGATGAATCTATGGAGCTTCGTGGCGGCACCGGGTGTAGCGTCTACTGAGATATCCTCTTCTTTTGCGAACAGTGATCTGCCCATCAGCTTCGAGGTGGATAAGGCGCTGGTCATGATGACTTATATGACGGACCGGATGATCTCAGCCATGATGTTTGCGATTAGTGTGTTCCTGATCTTCATTGCTTTTTTGACCCTGCGGTTCACTATTGTCTCCACCCTGCAGGATGAATACAAGGAGATTGGCGTTATGAAGGCTATTGGGTTCAGGAACCGGGCGATCAAGCAGCTCTACCTGACAAAATATACGGGGCTGGCCTGTCTGGGCGGCGTCCTCGGACTGGGCATCAGTCTCCCGCTTACTGCGCTGATGTCCCGCAAAACCTCGCAGTATATGATTCTGCCCGGAGGCAGCATCAGTATAATGATCTCGGCGCTTAGCATGGTGGTGATGATCGCCTTCATTCTGCTGTTCTGCTTACTCTGTATGCGCAAGATTAACAAAGCATCGGCCATCGATGCCATCCGGCAAGGCCAGACCGGTGAACGCTTCAAGGCGTCCCGGCGCATTCATTTACACAAAAGCCGTTTCCTCCGGCCCCCGTTCTTTCTCGCACTGAGCGATGTACTGAACCGGCTCAAGAGCTATACGTCACTCATCCTGACGCTGATCTTAAGCTCGGCGATCATTCTGATCCCGGTCAATCTGACCAATACCATTGTAACGCCTAAGTTCCTGGAATATTTAGGTACAATTGGTGCGGATTTTTATAGCTCAACCGTCGTGGCAGAGAAACCCGTTGAGAAGATCCAAGAGGACAAGGCACTCCTGTCCAAGCGGCTGAAGGATCAGGGCTTCGAGGTCACGCTTACAGCGAATTATACGGTAAGTACCAAATATATCTCCGATAACGGGCAGGCCAACCGGCGGATCAACGGCCAGAAGAATGATCAGAACGGGTCTGTTGAGATTCTGAAGGGAACGGCCCCGCTGCTGAAGAATGAAATTGCCATTACAACCATCATGTCCGGGAAATACGGGAAGCGGGTGGGCGACAATATTACTTTTGAAATCGGCGGGGTTAAGGGGACCTTCATGATCAGCGGACTGTTTCAAAGTATCTCCAACGAAGGGTACGCGGTCTGGGTTGCACGGGACTATGAGCTGAAGACAATACCCGCTTACATGTTCTCCGGCGAACTCCATGCCCCGGAGCAAGCGAAGGCAGGGATAATGAAGGAAATTCAGCAGCAATTCCCGGAACAAGGCTTCAAAACCTCGTTTGAACTGCTGGGAGAGATCACGGGCGGCTTCATGGGCCAGCTTCACAGCATCAATGGGCTGCTTACGGCTATCATCTGCCTCATTACGTTCTTCATCACCAGCCTGTTCGTCCGATTGATGATTGCGAAGGAGGTTCACGGCATTGCTGTCATGAAAAGCATCGGCTTCACGAATGCCGCGATCCGGCGGTGGCAGGCGCTGCGCATTCTGATCATTATGTCCGTCTCGCTGGTGCTGGGCGTAATCGCTGCGAATACCCTCGGGAGCCGCCTGCTGGGTCTCATCTTCCGAATCTTCGGACTGACAAGCCTCCGGCTGAATATTCTTCCGCTTCAGGTCTATCTGCTGTATCCGCTGCTGATCCTTGCGGTCGTCATGTTGGCGGTGTACACCAGCTACGGCCAGATCAAGCGTGTACAGATATGGAATATGAATAAGGAATAG